One region of Streptomyces leeuwenhoekii genomic DNA includes:
- a CDS encoding acetolactate synthase large subunit gives MTEQATGAPHPQPRPRSGGQQSAPVEHVTGAQSLIRSLEEVGVDTVFGIPGGTILPAYDPMMDSSRVRHVLVRHEQGAGHAATGYAQATGKVGVCMATSGPGATNLVTPIADANMDSVPLVAITGQVVTQAIGTDAFQEADIVGITMPITKHSFLVTRAQDIPKTIAEAFHIASTGRPGPVLVDIPKDVLQARTTFSWPPALDLPGYRPVTKPHAKQIREAAKLITSAKRPVLYVGGGVLKARATAELKVLAELTGAPVTTTLMALGAFPDSHPLHVGMPGMHGAVTAVTALQKADLIVALGARFDDRVTGKLDSFAPHAKIVHADIDPAEIGKNRAADVPIVGDAREVIADLIQAVQKEHAEGHTGDYAAWWKDLNRWRETYPLGYDQPEDGSLSPQQVIERIGQLAPEGTIFAAGVGQHQMWAAHFIQYDKPATWLNSGGAGTMGYAVPAAMGAKAGAPDKTVWAIDGDGCFQMTNQELTTCALNNIPIKVAVINNGALGMVRQWQTLFYNQRYSNTVLHSGPDDINPAARGTRVPDFVKLSEAMGCYAIRCEDPADLDKVIEEANSVNDRPVVVDFIVHEDAMVWPMVAAGTSNDEIMAARDVRPDFGDGEDD, from the coding sequence ATGACCGAGCAGGCCACCGGGGCCCCTCATCCGCAGCCGCGGCCCCGATCCGGAGGACAGCAGTCCGCGCCCGTCGAGCACGTCACGGGTGCGCAGTCCCTCATCCGCTCGCTTGAGGAGGTCGGGGTCGACACCGTATTCGGCATTCCCGGGGGGACGATCCTCCCCGCGTACGACCCGATGATGGACTCGAGCCGGGTGCGCCACGTGCTCGTCCGTCATGAGCAGGGCGCTGGCCACGCGGCCACCGGTTACGCCCAGGCGACCGGGAAGGTCGGCGTCTGCATGGCGACCTCGGGCCCCGGTGCCACCAACCTGGTGACGCCGATCGCCGACGCGAACATGGACTCGGTGCCGCTGGTCGCGATCACCGGCCAGGTCGTCACCCAGGCGATCGGCACGGACGCCTTCCAGGAGGCGGACATCGTCGGCATCACGATGCCGATCACCAAGCACAGCTTCCTGGTGACCCGGGCCCAGGACATCCCCAAGACGATCGCGGAGGCGTTCCACATCGCCTCGACCGGCCGTCCCGGCCCGGTCCTGGTCGACATCCCGAAGGACGTGCTGCAGGCGCGGACGACCTTCTCCTGGCCGCCCGCCCTGGACCTGCCCGGCTACCGCCCGGTGACCAAGCCGCACGCCAAGCAGATCCGCGAGGCCGCCAAGCTGATCACCTCCGCCAAGCGGCCGGTCCTCTACGTCGGCGGCGGCGTCCTCAAGGCCCGGGCCACGGCCGAGCTGAAGGTCCTCGCCGAGCTGACCGGAGCGCCCGTCACCACCACGTTGATGGCGCTCGGCGCGTTCCCCGACAGCCACCCGCTGCACGTGGGGATGCCGGGCATGCACGGTGCGGTCACCGCCGTCACCGCGCTGCAGAAGGCCGACCTGATCGTCGCCCTCGGCGCCCGCTTCGACGACCGCGTCACCGGCAAGCTGGACAGCTTCGCCCCGCACGCCAAGATCGTCCACGCCGACATCGACCCCGCCGAGATCGGCAAGAACCGCGCCGCGGACGTGCCGATCGTCGGGGACGCCCGCGAGGTCATCGCCGACCTGATCCAGGCCGTCCAGAAGGAGCACGCCGAGGGCCACACGGGCGACTACGCCGCCTGGTGGAAGGACCTCAACCGCTGGCGCGAGACCTACCCGCTCGGCTACGACCAGCCCGAGGACGGCTCCCTGTCCCCGCAGCAGGTCATCGAGCGCATCGGGCAGCTCGCCCCCGAGGGCACGATCTTCGCGGCGGGGGTGGGCCAGCACCAGATGTGGGCGGCGCACTTCATCCAGTACGACAAGCCCGCCACCTGGCTCAACTCCGGCGGCGCGGGGACGATGGGCTACGCCGTCCCGGCCGCCATGGGCGCCAAGGCCGGCGCGCCCGACAAGACGGTCTGGGCGATCGATGGCGACGGCTGCTTCCAGATGACCAATCAGGAGCTCACCACCTGCGCCCTGAACAACATCCCGATCAAGGTGGCCGTCATCAACAACGGCGCCCTCGGGATGGTCCGCCAGTGGCAGACCCTGTTCTACAACCAGCGCTACTCCAACACCGTGCTGCACTCCGGCCCGGACGACATCAACCCCGCGGCCCGCGGCACCCGCGTCCCCGACTTCGTGAAGCTGTCGGAGGCCATGGGCTGCTACGCCATCCGCTGCGAGGACCCCGCCGACCTCGACAAGGTCATCGAGGAGGCGAACTCCGTCAACGACCGCCCGGTCGTGGTGGACTTCATCGTCCACGAGGACGCGATGGTGTGGCCGATGGTCGCCGCCGGCACCTCCAACGACGAGATCATGGCCGCCCGGGACGTCCGCCCCGACTTCGGCGACGGCGAAGACGACTGA
- a CDS encoding putative bifunctional diguanylate cyclase/phosphodiesterase encodes MSSPPPAPAATFDRALGPQPAPGVLLAPPVSAGRPYLGRQIAVALLCAAYAIGSAFGWGSHQLATVMGDFGLAAAAGVAALSCFVHARRHRVRFRAAWLLFALSSAMACLGNLVWGWYEVVLGRPVPHPSYADLFFLCFAPPAIVGLLVLAKRPVTKAGWGCLALDAWLIGGSLLTLAWSLALEQAARADGSSVAHIALALAYPLLDIVLISMVLALHFRRAPVYRSAINTAIGALALTVMCDALFTSPLLHGSYRSGQLLDAGWFAGSLLLAYAPWAPPGRGQPPPEETPEGNPRAAQGPLPGRRATGHRPAPGPGGEPGRYPAARPIAGSLAALTPYLAAAVCTLGILYNVLNGRSVDRVVLLTGGTVVLALVVRQGIMLLDNITLTQELAQKENHFRSLVQGSSDVIMIAAPNGILRYVSPAAAGVYGRPAEELVGTELAHLIHPDDLGCVVHEVRRFLAADPVEEPTTRIECRFRSGDGGWLNVESTVNRHHGGLIFNSRDVTERVRLQAQLQHNAEHDPLTDLPNRALFTKRVQQALSGRRALDRGAALRGTAVLFIDLDGFKAVNDTIGHQAGDELLVQAARRLQEAVRQGDTASRLGGDEFAALITGDGTRDRAARERHILELADRLRMALSHPYLIDGNDVRVNASIGVAFAEPGIGAGELLRNADLAMYRAKAGGKGRVELYKPQMQQDVVRKAELATRLRAALHDGEFALLHQPVVCLQDGRISSVSAQARWRSSQGVLFTPAEFLRVAEDGDKTAELDRWILKEAIEQAAERAAAGLSVPVAVRIGARRLLDRSLPLGSVEALLTRHGLPPGSLLIELCDLDPRVGLDELERRLNALKRVGVRIALDGFGSGYAAITALRRLPLDVLKLDRSMVEGVVESARLHKITSGLLRIAADLGLKSVAEGVDLPEQVAALRAMGCTHGQGMAFSGPLDEYRLRRALGTGPYSLPHGPAGPALTGGGTGMYAGGVVKGMTSAVAKSRPGAVAGGVTGSVPAVFSGGAPLRSHNETPVPPT; translated from the coding sequence GTGAGTTCGCCACCTCCCGCTCCCGCGGCCACCTTCGACCGCGCGCTGGGCCCCCAGCCGGCGCCGGGTGTCCTGCTGGCCCCGCCGGTCTCCGCCGGCCGGCCCTACCTCGGCCGGCAGATCGCCGTCGCCCTGCTCTGCGCGGCGTACGCGATCGGTTCCGCCTTCGGCTGGGGATCACACCAGCTCGCCACCGTCATGGGCGACTTCGGGCTGGCCGCCGCCGCGGGCGTCGCCGCCCTGTCCTGCTTCGTCCACGCCCGCAGGCACCGCGTCCGCTTCCGGGCCGCCTGGCTGCTGTTCGCCCTGTCCTCGGCGATGGCCTGCCTGGGCAATCTGGTCTGGGGCTGGTACGAGGTCGTGCTCGGCCGGCCCGTACCCCATCCGAGCTACGCGGACCTGTTCTTCCTCTGCTTCGCACCGCCCGCGATCGTCGGGCTGCTGGTGCTCGCCAAGCGGCCGGTGACCAAGGCGGGCTGGGGCTGCCTGGCCCTGGACGCCTGGCTGATCGGCGGCTCCCTGCTGACGCTGGCCTGGAGCCTGGCGCTGGAGCAGGCGGCCCGGGCCGACGGGTCCAGCGTCGCGCACATCGCGCTGGCGCTGGCCTACCCGCTGCTCGACATCGTCCTGATCAGCATGGTGCTCGCGCTGCACTTCCGCCGCGCGCCGGTGTACCGCTCCGCGATCAACACCGCCATCGGCGCCCTCGCCCTGACGGTCATGTGCGACGCGCTGTTCACGTCGCCGCTGCTGCACGGCAGCTACCGTTCCGGCCAGTTGCTGGACGCCGGCTGGTTCGCCGGGTCGCTGCTGCTCGCCTACGCCCCCTGGGCGCCGCCGGGCCGCGGACAGCCGCCGCCGGAGGAGACCCCCGAGGGGAACCCGCGGGCGGCCCAGGGGCCCCTGCCCGGCCGGCGCGCCACGGGACACCGCCCCGCGCCCGGGCCGGGCGGCGAGCCCGGCCGCTATCCGGCCGCCCGGCCCATCGCCGGGTCGCTGGCCGCGCTGACGCCGTACCTGGCCGCCGCGGTCTGCACCCTGGGCATCCTCTACAACGTCCTCAACGGCCGCAGCGTCGACCGCGTGGTGCTGCTGACCGGCGGCACCGTCGTCCTCGCGCTGGTGGTGCGCCAGGGCATCATGCTGCTGGACAACATCACCCTCACCCAGGAACTGGCCCAGAAGGAGAACCACTTCCGCTCCCTGGTCCAGGGCTCCAGCGACGTCATCATGATCGCCGCGCCCAACGGCATCCTCCGGTACGTCTCCCCGGCCGCCGCCGGGGTCTACGGCCGCCCCGCGGAAGAGCTGGTCGGCACGGAGCTGGCGCACCTGATCCACCCGGACGACCTGGGCTGCGTGGTGCACGAGGTGCGCCGCTTCCTCGCCGCCGACCCGGTCGAGGAACCGACCACGCGCATCGAGTGCCGCTTCCGGTCCGGCGACGGCGGCTGGCTCAACGTCGAGTCGACCGTCAACCGCCACCACGGCGGCCTGATCTTCAACAGCCGGGACGTGACCGAGCGCGTGCGCCTGCAGGCGCAGCTCCAGCACAACGCCGAGCACGACCCGCTCACCGACCTGCCCAACCGCGCCCTGTTCACCAAGCGCGTCCAGCAGGCCCTGTCCGGCCGCCGTGCCCTGGACCGGGGCGCCGCCCTGCGCGGTACGGCCGTGCTCTTCATCGACCTCGACGGCTTCAAGGCCGTCAACGACACGATCGGGCACCAGGCCGGGGACGAACTGCTCGTCCAGGCCGCCCGCAGGCTCCAGGAGGCGGTCCGCCAGGGAGACACCGCCTCCCGGCTGGGCGGCGACGAGTTCGCGGCCCTCATCACCGGGGACGGCACCCGCGACCGGGCCGCCCGCGAACGGCACATCCTGGAACTCGCCGACCGTCTCAGGATGGCCCTGTCCCACCCGTACCTGATCGACGGAAACGATGTCCGCGTCAATGCCTCCATCGGCGTCGCCTTCGCCGAACCGGGCATCGGCGCGGGCGAGCTGCTGCGCAACGCCGACCTGGCCATGTACCGGGCCAAGGCCGGCGGCAAGGGCCGTGTCGAGCTGTACAAGCCGCAGATGCAGCAGGACGTCGTACGCAAGGCCGAGCTGGCCACCCGGCTGCGGGCCGCCCTCCACGACGGCGAGTTCGCCCTGCTGCACCAGCCGGTGGTGTGCCTCCAGGACGGCCGGATCTCGTCGGTCTCCGCCCAGGCGCGCTGGCGTTCCTCGCAGGGCGTGCTCTTCACCCCCGCGGAGTTCCTGCGCGTGGCCGAGGACGGCGACAAGACCGCCGAACTGGACCGCTGGATCCTCAAGGAGGCCATCGAGCAGGCCGCCGAACGCGCGGCGGCCGGACTGTCGGTGCCCGTCGCCGTCCGCATCGGCGCCCGCCGGCTGCTGGACCGCTCCCTGCCGCTCGGTTCCGTCGAGGCCCTGCTCACCCGGCACGGCCTGCCGCCCGGCTCGCTGCTGATCGAGCTGTGCGACCTCGACCCCCGGGTCGGCCTGGACGAGCTGGAGCGCCGGCTGAACGCCCTCAAGCGGGTCGGTGTACGGATCGCGCTGGACGGCTTCGGCAGCGGCTACGCGGCGATCACGGCGCTGAGGCGGCTTCCCCTCGACGTCCTCAAGCTGGATCGGAGCATGGTCGAAGGAGTTGTGGAGTCCGCCCGGCTGCACAAGATCACCAGTGGTCTGCTGCGGATCGCGGCCGATCTCGGCCTGAAATCGGTGGCCGAGGGGGTGGACCTGCCCGAGCAGGTGGCCGCCCTGCGCGCGATGGGCTGCACGCACGGGCAGGGCATGGCCTTCTCCGGGCCGCTCGACGAGTACCGGCTGCGCAGGGCGCTCGGCACCGGCCCCTACTCGCTGCCGCACGGACCGGCCGGACCCGCTCTCACGGGCGGCGGAACGGGGATGTACGCCGGCGGGGTGGTCAAGGGGATGACGAGCGCGGTCGCCAAGAGCCGGCCCGGCGCCGTGGCCGGCGGCGTCACCGGCAGCGTTCCGGCCGTCTTCTCGGGCGGCGCGCCCCTCCGTTCACATAATGAGACTCCCGTCCCACCCACTTGA
- a CDS encoding 2-hydroxyacid dehydrogenase, which translates to MTADVWLPIPPGEIEGLPEGPCYRFWDGAEDFPADPADCAFYVVPYMKPSPLCVRPLPRMSSLRVVQTLSAGIDHVEPGLKDLPAGVLLCNARGVHEASTAELTLTLILASLRGVPDFVRAQERGEWLGGFRPALADRNVLIVGYGSIGAAIEDRLVPFEVARVARVARSKRTTARGPVHPLTDLPALLPEADVVVLSTPLTETTRGLVDADFLARMRDGALLVNVARGPVVDTEALLAEVGKGRITAALDVTDPEPLPPGHPLWQAPGVLISPHAGGPTSAFRPRAKRLLTDQLRRFVNQEPLRNVMLTTGMSGA; encoded by the coding sequence ATGACTGCTGATGTGTGGCTGCCCATACCGCCCGGCGAGATCGAGGGCCTTCCCGAGGGTCCCTGCTACCGCTTCTGGGACGGCGCGGAGGACTTCCCCGCGGACCCCGCCGACTGCGCGTTCTACGTCGTGCCGTACATGAAGCCCAGCCCGCTGTGCGTCCGTCCGCTGCCGCGGATGAGCTCCCTGCGGGTGGTGCAGACCCTGTCCGCCGGGATCGACCATGTGGAGCCGGGGCTGAAGGACCTGCCCGCCGGGGTACTGCTGTGCAACGCGCGCGGGGTGCACGAGGCCAGCACCGCGGAGCTGACGCTCACGCTGATCCTGGCGTCGCTGCGGGGCGTACCCGACTTCGTCCGCGCCCAGGAGCGGGGGGAGTGGCTCGGCGGGTTCCGGCCCGCGCTGGCCGACAGGAACGTGCTCATCGTGGGGTACGGCTCGATCGGCGCGGCGATCGAGGACCGGCTCGTGCCCTTCGAGGTGGCGCGGGTGGCGCGCGTCGCGCGCTCCAAGCGCACCACGGCGCGCGGGCCCGTGCATCCGCTCACCGATCTGCCCGCCCTGCTTCCGGAGGCGGACGTCGTCGTCCTGTCCACACCGCTCACCGAGACCACCCGCGGCCTGGTGGACGCGGACTTCCTGGCCCGGATGAGGGACGGCGCCCTGCTCGTCAACGTCGCCCGCGGTCCCGTCGTCGACACCGAGGCGCTCCTCGCCGAGGTGGGCAAGGGCCGGATCACCGCAGCCCTCGACGTCACCGACCCCGAGCCGCTGCCGCCGGGACACCCCCTGTGGCAGGCGCCGGGCGTGCTGATCAGCCCGCACGCCGGCGGCCCGACGAGCGCCTTCCGGCCACGCGCGAAGCGCCTGCTGACAGACCAGTTGCGCCGTTTCGTGAACCAGGAGCCCCTGCGCAACGTGATGCTCACGACGGGCATGTCCGGGGCGTGA
- a CDS encoding aldo/keto reductase: MERRTIGAGALEVGAVGLGCMPMSWAYSASRQRGDESLRAVHRALDLGSSLLDTADMYGPFTNELLLGRALRQRRSEAFVSTKVGLLVGDQHIVANGRPGYVRRACDASLRRLQTDVIDLYQLHRADPEVPVEETWGAMAELVRAGKVRALGLCAVGARSARRLRSGLHDATIRQLERIQQVFPVSAVQAELSVWSPEALRALLPWCEARGVGFLAAMPLGNGFLTGTLTPGEGFEPDDVRARHPRFTAEMMAANQPIVAGLRRVAARHGEEVTPAQVALAWVLAQGPHVVPVPGAKRERWVAENAAAAGLRLTARDFAEIAGLPAAQGSWD, encoded by the coding sequence GTGGAGCGCAGGACGATCGGCGCGGGGGCACTCGAGGTGGGGGCCGTCGGGCTCGGGTGCATGCCGATGAGCTGGGCGTACAGCGCGTCGCGGCAGCGGGGCGACGAGTCGCTCAGGGCGGTGCACCGGGCCCTCGACCTGGGATCGTCCCTGCTCGACACGGCCGACATGTACGGCCCGTTCACCAACGAGCTGCTGCTGGGGCGGGCCCTGAGACAGCGGCGCTCCGAGGCGTTCGTCTCCACCAAGGTCGGGCTGCTGGTCGGGGACCAGCACATCGTGGCCAACGGCCGTCCCGGATACGTCCGGCGGGCCTGCGACGCCTCGCTGCGCCGTCTGCAGACCGACGTCATCGACCTCTACCAGCTCCACCGCGCCGATCCGGAGGTCCCGGTCGAGGAGACCTGGGGCGCGATGGCGGAACTCGTCCGGGCCGGGAAGGTACGGGCGCTGGGGCTGTGCGCGGTGGGAGCGCGGTCGGCGCGGCGGCTGAGGTCGGGGCTGCACGACGCGACGATCCGGCAACTGGAGCGGATCCAGCAGGTCTTCCCGGTCAGCGCCGTGCAGGCCGAGCTGTCGGTGTGGTCGCCGGAGGCGCTGCGGGCGCTGCTGCCGTGGTGCGAGGCGCGCGGGGTGGGATTCCTGGCCGCGATGCCGCTCGGCAACGGCTTCCTGACCGGCACGCTCACGCCCGGGGAGGGCTTCGAGCCGGATGACGTGCGGGCCCGGCACCCCCGCTTCACCGCCGAGATGATGGCCGCCAACCAGCCGATCGTGGCCGGGCTGCGCCGGGTCGCCGCCCGGCACGGCGAGGAGGTCACACCGGCGCAGGTGGCCCTGGCCTGGGTGCTGGCCCAGGGGCCGCACGTGGTCCCGGTGCCGGGTGCCAAGCGGGAGCGCTGGGTGGCGGAGAACGCGGCGGCGGCCGGGCTGCGGCTGACGGCCCGGGACTTCGCGGAGATCGCCGGCCTGCCGGCCGCGCAGGGGTCGTGGGACTGA
- a CDS encoding PQQ-dependent sugar dehydrogenase yields the protein MTGRTRRVERTVIVRRRAVTAVLAAAALLLTAGCSSDGEGAPQTDGSASPGRTTARSSPTGTDAAPSPPAKGSVTVVRTVATGLDSPWGLAPLPDGDLLVSSRDEATITRVDARSGEKTELGEVPGVAPAGEGGLLGIALSPGYASDRMVYAYFTSASDNRVVRMLYDEDKPAGRQLGAPDTVFKGIPKGVIHNGGRIAFGPDRMLYVGTGESGDTGLSQDRDSLGGKILRLTAEGEPAPGNPFPDSPVYSYGHRNVQGLAWDARQRLFAAEFGQDTWDELNAVEPGDNYGWPEAEGRSDESAFHDPLAQWRTEDASPSGLAHAAGSLWAAGLRGERLWRVPLKGTGAAADPQPFLKGEYGRLRTVVAAGGDKLWLVTSNTDGRGDPAKGDDRILELRVT from the coding sequence ATGACAGGGAGAACCCGCCGCGTCGAAAGGACCGTGATCGTGCGACGTCGAGCCGTGACGGCCGTACTGGCCGCCGCCGCGCTGCTGCTGACGGCCGGCTGCTCCTCCGATGGCGAGGGCGCACCGCAGACGGACGGGAGCGCCTCCCCCGGCCGGACGACCGCGCGGTCGTCGCCCACCGGGACGGACGCCGCGCCGAGCCCGCCGGCCAAGGGCTCCGTGACGGTGGTCCGCACCGTCGCCACCGGCCTGGACAGCCCCTGGGGCCTGGCCCCGCTCCCGGACGGCGACCTGCTCGTCTCCTCGCGGGACGAAGCCACCATCACGCGGGTGGACGCCCGCTCCGGCGAGAAGACCGAGCTGGGCGAGGTGCCCGGTGTGGCACCGGCCGGGGAGGGCGGCCTGCTCGGCATCGCGCTCTCCCCCGGCTACGCCTCGGACCGCATGGTCTACGCGTACTTCACCTCGGCCTCGGACAACCGCGTGGTCCGCATGCTCTACGACGAGGACAAGCCGGCCGGCCGGCAACTGGGCGCGCCCGACACGGTGTTCAAGGGCATCCCCAAGGGAGTGATCCACAACGGCGGCCGGATCGCCTTCGGTCCGGACCGGATGCTGTACGTGGGCACGGGCGAGAGCGGCGACACGGGCCTGTCCCAGGACAGGGACTCCCTCGGCGGCAAGATCCTGCGCCTGACGGCGGAGGGCGAGCCGGCGCCGGGCAACCCCTTCCCCGACTCCCCCGTCTACTCCTACGGCCACCGCAATGTGCAGGGCCTGGCCTGGGACGCCCGGCAGCGCCTGTTCGCCGCCGAGTTCGGCCAGGACACGTGGGACGAGCTGAACGCCGTCGAGCCGGGTGACAACTACGGCTGGCCGGAAGCCGAGGGCAGGTCGGACGAGAGCGCCTTCCACGACCCGCTGGCCCAGTGGAGGACGGAGGACGCCTCCCCCAGCGGCCTCGCCCACGCCGCGGGGTCCCTGTGGGCGGCCGGCCTGCGCGGCGAGCGTCTGTGGCGCGTCCCGCTGAAGGGAACCGGGGCCGCGGCCGACCCGCAGCCCTTCCTGAAGGGCGAGTACGGACGTCTGCGCACGGTGGTCGCCGCGGGCGGCGACAAACTGTGGCTGGTGACCAGCAACACGGACGGCCGGGGCGACCCGGCGAAGGGGGACGACCGGATTCTGGAGCTCAGGGTCACGTAG
- a CDS encoding DUF6191 domain-containing protein: protein MFNVLHELFSPGRKHTRDEQNRLELTREDVGDGDPGRGPIDLASGKVVVRAPREPEADPAAE, encoded by the coding sequence GTGTTCAACGTCCTGCACGAACTGTTCTCACCCGGTCGCAAGCACACCCGGGACGAACAGAACCGGCTGGAGCTGACCCGGGAGGACGTGGGCGACGGCGACCCCGGCCGCGGGCCGATAGACCTGGCGTCGGGGAAGGTCGTCGTACGAGCGCCCCGGGAGCCGGAGGCGGACCCCGCCGCGGAGTGA
- a CDS encoding MMPL family transporter, whose translation MAALARWCVQRRLVTVLLWLLTLAGVAAAAAATGSAYSDDYRVPGTESGRASELLTANFPGLSGDSDTIVWHTASGTVRAADVEQTMTRALDRVEDLPGVAAVTGPYGTEGAGRISEDGRTAYATVTFDGRGEGPAPSSAAAVAEAAGAAEGDGLRVELGGGAVAVPETPGGHLAEAVGVAVAAVVLFLAFGSLAASLLPIATALVGVGTAYAGITLLGHAMTVADFAPMLGLLIGLGVGIDYALFIVTRHRRGLKRGLSVTEAAAEAVATTGRAVVFAGATVCIALLGMLILRLDFLDGVAVAASLTVVLTVAASLTLLPALLAWIGPRALSRRERRRLAEHGPEPELPTGFAARWSALVESRPRLLGALALVVVAVLALPTAGLRLGTSDQGNDPRGSTTRQAYDLLAEGFGPGVNGPLTLVTEVGGAQDRLALDNLDTALRATEGVASVTPVTFDSGGDTAYLTVVPDSGPQSEATSDLVERLRTEVLPRAEAGTSLDVRVGGVTAGHDDFADVIVGKLPLFVGVVVGLGCLLLLLAFRSVAIPLKAAVMNVAAVTGSFGVVVAVFQWGWGSEPLGLGSAGPIEPFLPVIMVSVLFGLSMDYQVFLISRMYEEWLETGDNRRAVRVGLAETSRVINSAAVIMISVFLAFVLTGDRVIAMFGIALAAAVAIDAFVLRTLLVPALMHLLGRANWWLPRRLDARLPRISIEPPASRAAHARPAAVPDAEPAGGLAARERGRAARAAHNDH comes from the coding sequence GTGGCAGCCCTCGCACGCTGGTGTGTCCAACGCCGCCTCGTCACCGTCCTGCTGTGGCTCCTCACCCTGGCCGGGGTGGCCGCGGCCGCCGCCGCCACCGGCTCGGCCTACTCCGACGACTACCGGGTCCCCGGAACCGAGTCGGGCCGCGCCTCGGAGCTGCTCACCGCGAACTTCCCCGGCCTGAGCGGCGACAGCGACACCATCGTCTGGCACACCGCGTCCGGCACCGTGCGGGCCGCCGACGTCGAGCAGACGATGACCCGCGCCCTGGACCGCGTCGAGGACCTGCCCGGGGTCGCCGCCGTGACCGGGCCCTACGGCACCGAGGGCGCGGGCCGGATCAGCGAGGACGGGCGCACGGCGTACGCCACGGTCACCTTCGACGGCCGGGGCGAGGGCCCCGCGCCCTCGTCGGCCGCGGCCGTCGCCGAGGCCGCCGGGGCCGCCGAGGGCGACGGACTCCGGGTCGAGCTGGGCGGCGGCGCCGTCGCCGTCCCCGAGACGCCGGGCGGCCACCTCGCCGAGGCCGTCGGCGTCGCCGTCGCCGCGGTCGTGCTCTTCCTCGCCTTCGGCTCCCTCGCCGCCTCCCTGCTGCCCATCGCCACCGCCCTGGTCGGCGTCGGCACCGCCTACGCCGGGATCACGCTGCTCGGGCACGCCATGACCGTCGCCGACTTCGCGCCCATGCTGGGCCTGCTCATCGGCCTCGGCGTCGGCATCGACTACGCCCTGTTCATCGTCACCCGGCACCGGCGCGGCCTGAAACGCGGGCTGTCCGTCACCGAGGCGGCGGCGGAGGCCGTCGCCACCACGGGGCGCGCGGTCGTCTTCGCGGGCGCCACCGTGTGCATAGCCCTGCTGGGCATGCTGATCCTGCGGCTGGACTTCCTCGACGGGGTCGCCGTCGCCGCCTCGCTGACCGTCGTCCTGACCGTCGCCGCCTCCCTCACGCTGCTGCCCGCGCTGCTGGCCTGGATCGGCCCGCGGGCGCTCAGCCGCCGCGAACGGCGCCGGCTGGCCGAGCACGGTCCGGAGCCGGAGCTGCCCACCGGGTTCGCCGCCCGCTGGTCGGCCCTGGTCGAAAGCCGCCCCCGGCTGCTCGGCGCCCTCGCCCTCGTCGTCGTCGCCGTCCTCGCGCTGCCCACCGCCGGACTGCGCCTGGGCACCTCCGACCAGGGCAACGACCCCCGCGGCAGCACCACCCGCCAGGCGTACGACCTCCTCGCCGAAGGTTTCGGCCCCGGTGTGAACGGGCCGCTCACCCTCGTCACCGAGGTCGGCGGCGCCCAGGACCGGCTCGCCCTGGACAACCTCGACACCGCCCTGCGCGCCACCGAGGGCGTCGCCTCGGTGACGCCGGTGACATTCGACTCCGGCGGCGACACCGCCTACCTCACCGTCGTCCCGGACTCCGGACCGCAGTCGGAGGCGACCAGCGACCTCGTCGAGCGGCTGCGCACCGAGGTGCTGCCGCGCGCCGAGGCCGGTACCTCGCTGGACGTGCGCGTCGGCGGTGTGACGGCGGGTCACGACGACTTCGCCGACGTCATCGTCGGCAAGCTGCCCCTCTTCGTCGGCGTCGTCGTCGGTCTGGGCTGCCTGCTGCTCCTGCTGGCGTTCCGGTCCGTCGCCATCCCGCTGAAGGCCGCCGTGATGAACGTGGCCGCCGTGACCGGTTCCTTCGGCGTCGTCGTCGCCGTCTTCCAGTGGGGCTGGGGCAGCGAACCGCTCGGACTCGGCAGCGCCGGGCCGATCGAACCCTTCCTTCCGGTGATCATGGTGTCGGTCCTCTTCGGCCTCTCCATGGACTACCAGGTCTTCCTGATCAGCCGGATGTACGAGGAGTGGCTGGAGACCGGCGACAACCGGCGGGCCGTCCGCGTCGGCCTCGCCGAGACCAGCCGCGTGATCAACTCCGCCGCGGTCATCATGATCTCCGTCTTCCTCGCCTTCGTGCTCACCGGCGACCGGGTGATCGCCATGTTCGGCATCGCCCTCGCCGCCGCCGTCGCCATCGACGCCTTCGTGTTGCGCACCCTGCTGGTACCGGCGCTGATGCACCTGCTGGGCAGGGCCAACTGGTGGCTGCCCCGCCGGCTCGACGCCCGCCTGCCGCGGATCAGCATCGAGCCGCCCGCGAGCCGCGCCGCCCACGCACGGCCGGCCGCCGTGCCGGACGCGGAACCGGCGGGCGGCCTGGCGGCGCGGGAGCGGGGCCGTGCGGCCCGCGCCGCTCACAACGATCATTAA